The following proteins are encoded in a genomic region of Kosakonia oryzae:
- a CDS encoding YpfN family protein produces MDWLAKYWWILVLVFLLGVLLNVIKDLNRVDHKKFLANKPDLPPHRDFNDKWDDDDDWPNKDQPKK; encoded by the coding sequence ATGGACTGGCTTGCTAAATATTGGTGGATTCTGGTGCTGGTGTTTTTGCTCGGCGTACTGCTGAACGTGATCAAAGATCTTAACCGCGTCGATCACAAAAAATTCCTCGCCAATAAACCCGATCTGCCGCCGCATCGTGATTTCAACGACAAGTGGGATGACGATGATGACTGGCCGAACAAAGACCAGCCGAAAAAGTAA
- a CDS encoding tRNA(Met) cytidine acetyltransferase TmcA has translation MSPFAELSAQMARQGIRRLLVVSGSPGWCEAQASTLRETLPGDWLWVGDAVSWPLYCAPRALTTLLGREFQHAVFDARTGFDVAAFAALAGTLTAGSWLVLLTPPFSVWPQQPDADSARWSDTFDPIPVPVFVGHFCRTVLADNQVLIWREGQPFTLPAEIPRADWHPATGAPAQEQVRILARLQTMPPGVMVVTAPRGRGKSALAGMHIARLSAPATVTAPARAATDVLAAYAGEHFSFMAPDALAQRIAHSGSHPGWLVVDEAAAIPGPLLHTLVSAFRHVLLTTTVQGYEGTGQGFLLKFCAGFPHLQFEALNTPLRWASGCPLEQVIENLLLFDDAQIGEAPAGEVTILPLAQDAWQKTPSRPAALYRLLASAHYRTSPLDLRRMMDAPGQHFWLAQKAQSVVAALWLVDEGGLSPTLSQAVWAGFRRPRGNLVAQSLAAHGGNPLAATLRGLRVSRIAVHPGCQREGIGRALIARAQAQADGCDYLSVSFGFTPALWRFWQRCGFVLVRLGSHQEASSGCYTAMAILPLTTSGQVLAEREQQRLARDLPWLAPWREEKLSLPVVQASTLNEEDWQELAGFAFAHRPLSAAVGALSRLLRHSALPLVALRGQLSDGESEQTVCQRLSLHGRKALLAQQRSEAAQALQQLDARRTLTLKEQVQKMQFF, from the coding sequence ATGTCACCGTTTGCTGAACTGAGCGCACAGATGGCGCGGCAGGGCATCCGCCGCTTGCTGGTGGTCAGCGGCTCGCCCGGCTGGTGTGAAGCGCAGGCCAGCACGCTGCGCGAAACGCTTCCCGGAGACTGGCTGTGGGTGGGCGATGCCGTATCCTGGCCGCTGTACTGCGCGCCGCGCGCGCTGACCACGCTGCTGGGGCGCGAGTTTCAACATGCGGTGTTTGACGCCCGCACGGGTTTTGATGTCGCCGCTTTTGCTGCGCTCGCCGGGACATTAACCGCCGGTAGCTGGCTGGTGTTGCTTACGCCGCCCTTCAGCGTGTGGCCGCAACAGCCGGATGCTGACAGCGCACGCTGGAGCGATACCTTTGATCCCATTCCGGTACCGGTTTTTGTCGGGCATTTTTGTCGAACCGTACTGGCTGACAACCAGGTGCTGATCTGGCGCGAAGGCCAACCTTTCACTCTCCCCGCTGAAATTCCGCGTGCCGACTGGCATCCCGCAACCGGGGCGCCAGCGCAGGAGCAGGTGCGGATCCTCGCACGATTACAGACGATGCCGCCCGGCGTGATGGTTGTCACTGCGCCGCGCGGAAGAGGGAAATCGGCGCTGGCGGGTATGCACATTGCGCGGCTGTCGGCTCCCGCCACGGTAACTGCACCTGCACGTGCCGCCACGGATGTGCTGGCGGCTTACGCCGGAGAACATTTTTCTTTTATGGCACCGGATGCGCTGGCGCAGCGGATTGCGCACAGCGGCAGCCATCCAGGCTGGCTGGTGGTGGATGAGGCGGCTGCTATCCCCGGCCCTTTGCTGCATACGCTCGTCTCCGCCTTTCGGCATGTTCTGCTTACTACCACGGTTCAGGGCTATGAAGGCACCGGGCAGGGGTTTCTGCTGAAATTCTGCGCCGGCTTTCCCCATCTGCAATTTGAGGCACTGAATACGCCGCTGCGCTGGGCATCAGGTTGCCCGCTGGAGCAGGTGATTGAAAACCTGCTGCTGTTTGATGATGCGCAGATTGGCGAGGCGCCCGCAGGTGAGGTGACAATTTTGCCGCTGGCGCAAGATGCCTGGCAGAAAACGCCTTCGCGGCCTGCGGCGTTATACCGTCTGCTGGCGAGCGCCCACTACCGCACTTCGCCCCTCGATCTGCGACGCATGATGGATGCGCCAGGGCAACATTTCTGGCTGGCGCAAAAGGCACAGAGCGTGGTGGCTGCACTCTGGCTGGTGGATGAGGGCGGATTGAGCCCGACGCTGAGCCAGGCGGTGTGGGCCGGTTTTCGTCGTCCCCGCGGCAACCTGGTGGCGCAATCGCTGGCGGCGCATGGCGGAAACCCGCTTGCCGCCACGCTGCGTGGGCTGCGCGTCAGCCGTATCGCCGTGCATCCCGGTTGCCAGCGTGAAGGCATTGGCCGGGCGCTAATTGCCCGTGCGCAGGCGCAGGCCGACGGCTGCGATTATCTGTCGGTCAGCTTTGGCTTTACGCCCGCGCTGTGGCGTTTCTGGCAGCGTTGCGGGTTTGTGCTGGTACGTCTGGGCAGCCATCAGGAAGCCAGTAGTGGCTGTTATACGGCGATGGCCATATTGCCCCTGACGACGTCAGGCCAGGTGCTGGCGGAACGTGAGCAGCAGCGTCTGGCGCGCGATCTTCCCTGGCTTGCGCCCTGGCGCGAGGAAAAGTTGTCTTTGCCCGTCGTGCAGGCGTCTACCCTTAATGAAGAGGATTGGCAGGAGCTGGCCGGGTTTGCTTTTGCTCATCGTCCGCTCTCTGCCGCCGTCGGCGCGTTATCCCGTCTGCTGCGACACAGTGCGTTACCGTTGGTGGCGCTGCGCGGGCAGCTTTCAGACGGGGAGAGCGAGCAGACCGTGTGCCAGCGCCTTTCGCTTCACGGGCGCAAAGCGTTGCTGGCGCAGCAGCGGAGTGAAGCCGCACAGGCACTGCAACAGCTCGATGCGCGGCGCACCCTTACCCTGAAAGAACAGGTGCAGAAAATGCAGTTTTTTTAA
- the purC gene encoding phosphoribosylaminoimidazolesuccinocarboxamide synthase, producing MQKQAELYRGKAKTVYSTENPDLLVLEFRNDTSAGDGARIEQFDRKGMVNNKFNHFIMSKLQEAGIPTQMEALLSDTECLVKKLDMVPVECVIRNRAAGSLVKRLGIEEGIELNPPLFDMFLKNDAMHDPMVNESYCETFGWVNKENLARMKELTYKANDVLKKLFDDAGLILVDFKLEFGLFKGEVVLGDEFSPDGSRLWDKETLDKMDKDRFRQSLGGLIEAYEAVAHRLGVKLD from the coding sequence ATGCAAAAGCAAGCTGAGTTGTATCGCGGCAAAGCGAAGACCGTATACAGTACCGAAAACCCGGATCTGTTGGTGCTCGAATTCCGTAACGATACGTCAGCAGGGGATGGCGCGCGCATTGAGCAGTTCGATCGTAAAGGCATGGTGAATAACAAGTTCAACCATTTCATTATGAGCAAATTGCAGGAAGCGGGCATCCCGACCCAGATGGAAGCACTGCTCTCCGATACCGAATGCCTGGTGAAAAAGCTGGATATGGTGCCGGTTGAGTGCGTGATCCGTAACCGCGCGGCTGGCTCGCTGGTTAAGCGTCTGGGCATTGAAGAAGGCATCGAGCTGAACCCACCGCTGTTCGATATGTTCCTGAAAAACGACGCCATGCACGATCCGATGGTCAACGAATCCTACTGCGAAACCTTCGGTTGGGTGAACAAAGAAAACCTCGCGCGTATGAAAGAGCTGACCTACAAAGCGAACGACGTGCTGAAAAAACTGTTCGATGATGCTGGCCTGATTCTTGTCGACTTCAAACTGGAGTTCGGCCTGTTCAAAGGTGAAGTGGTGCTCGGCGATGAGTTTTCACCGGACGGTAGCCGCCTGTGGGACAAAGAGACGCTGGACAAAATGGACAAAGACCGTTTCCGTCAGAGCCTCGGCGGCCTGATCGAGGCTTATGAAGCCGTTGCCCATCGTCTGGGCGTGAAATTAGACTAA
- the dapE gene encoding succinyl-diaminopimelate desuccinylase → MSCPVIELTQQLIRRPSLSPNDEGCQALMIERLRAIGFTIEPMNFGDTLNFWAWRGQGETLAFAGHTDVVPAGDADRWINPPFEPTIRDGMLFGRGAADMKGSLAAMVVAAERFVAQHPQHKGRLAFLITSDEEASAANGTVKVVEALMARNERLDYCLVGEPSSSEVVGDVVKNGRRGSLTCNLTIHGVQGHVAYPHLADNPVHRAAPMLNELVAIEWDRGNEYFPPTSMQIANIKAGTGSNNVIPGDLFVQFNFRFSTELTDEMIKAQVQALLEKHQLRYTVEWWLSGQPFLTGRGRLVDAVVNAIEHYNEIRPQLLTTGGTSDGRFIARMGAQVVELGPVNATIHKINECVNAADLQLLARMYQRIMEQLIA, encoded by the coding sequence ATGTCGTGCCCGGTTATTGAGCTGACACAGCAGCTTATTCGTCGCCCTTCTCTGAGTCCAAATGATGAAGGTTGCCAGGCGTTAATGATTGAACGTCTGCGCGCCATCGGTTTTACCATTGAGCCGATGAATTTTGGCGACACGCTCAACTTCTGGGCATGGCGCGGCCAGGGAGAGACGCTGGCGTTCGCCGGGCATACCGATGTGGTGCCTGCCGGCGATGCCGATCGCTGGATCAACCCGCCGTTTGAACCGACCATTCGCGACGGCATGCTATTTGGCCGCGGCGCGGCAGACATGAAAGGTTCGCTGGCGGCGATGGTAGTCGCCGCAGAACGTTTTGTCGCACAGCACCCGCAGCATAAAGGACGCCTTGCCTTTTTGATCACGTCTGATGAAGAAGCCAGCGCCGCCAACGGTACGGTAAAAGTGGTTGAGGCGCTGATGGCGCGCAACGAACGTCTCGATTATTGCCTGGTCGGCGAACCCTCCAGTTCGGAAGTGGTTGGCGACGTGGTGAAAAATGGTCGTCGCGGCTCCCTGACCTGCAACCTGACAATTCACGGCGTGCAGGGCCATGTGGCTTACCCGCATCTGGCCGATAACCCGGTACACCGCGCTGCGCCAATGCTCAACGAGCTGGTGGCAATTGAGTGGGATCGCGGCAATGAATACTTCCCGCCGACCAGTATGCAGATTGCCAATATCAAAGCCGGCACCGGCAGCAATAACGTCATTCCTGGCGATCTGTTTGTGCAGTTTAACTTCCGCTTCAGCACCGAACTGACCGACGAGATGATTAAAGCGCAGGTGCAGGCGCTGCTGGAAAAACATCAATTGCGCTACACCGTAGAGTGGTGGCTTTCCGGCCAACCCTTCCTGACCGGGCGCGGCAGGCTGGTTGATGCGGTGGTGAACGCTATCGAGCACTATAATGAGATCAGACCGCAACTGTTAACCACAGGCGGCACGTCCGATGGGCGTTTTATCGCGCGTATGGGCGCGCAGGTCGTTGAACTGGGGCCGGTGAACGCGACCATTCATAAAATCAACGAGTGTGTGAATGCGGCGGATTTGCAGCTGCTTGCCCGCATGTATCAACGCATTATGGAACAACTCATTGCCTGA
- the ypfH gene encoding esterase has product MKHDHFVVQSPLAPAKQLLLLFHGVGDNPVSMGEIGSWFVPHFPEALIVSIGGIEAAGPGSQWFSVEGVTEENRQQRVDAVMPQFIDIVRYWQQQSGVSPLATALIGFSQGAIMALEGMKAQPDLASRVIAFNGRYASLPENAVSAQTIHLIHGGEDRVIDLAWAVSAQEALLCLGGDVTLDIVDDLGHAIDNRSIELALNHLRYTVPKHYFDEALSAGKPNDDDIIEFL; this is encoded by the coding sequence ATGAAACATGACCATTTTGTTGTGCAAAGCCCACTCGCCCCGGCGAAACAGCTCCTGCTGTTGTTCCATGGTGTTGGCGATAATCCGGTCTCCATGGGCGAAATTGGTAGCTGGTTTGTTCCGCACTTCCCCGAGGCGCTGATTGTCAGCATTGGCGGCATTGAAGCCGCAGGTCCGGGGAGCCAATGGTTCTCCGTTGAGGGTGTGACGGAAGAGAATCGCCAGCAGCGTGTAGATGCGGTGATGCCGCAGTTTATCGACATTGTGCGTTACTGGCAGCAGCAGAGCGGCGTGAGCCCTTTGGCGACGGCGCTTATCGGTTTCTCGCAGGGCGCAATTATGGCGCTGGAAGGGATGAAGGCGCAGCCGGATCTGGCATCTCGGGTGATCGCTTTTAACGGTCGTTACGCCAGCCTGCCGGAAAATGCGGTCAGTGCCCAGACGATCCATCTTATTCATGGCGGTGAAGATCGGGTGATTGACCTGGCGTGGGCGGTAAGCGCACAGGAAGCATTGCTGTGTCTTGGCGGGGATGTGACGCTGGATATCGTCGATGATTTAGGCCATGCAATTGACAATCGCAGTATCGAACTGGCGTTAAATCATCTGCGTTACACCGTGCCGAAACACTACTTTGACGAAGCGTTGAGCGCCGGTAAGCCGAACGATGACGATATTATTGAATTCCTGTAA
- the ypfJ gene encoding KPN_02809 family neutral zinc metallopeptidase: protein MRWQGRRESSNVEDRRNESGGPSMRGPGFRLPGGKGGLILLFVVMVASYYGVDLTGLLTGQPINTAPQQQRSISPQEDESARFTSVIFASTEDTWGEIFQKMGRTYPQPKLVMYRNHTNTGCGTGQSIMGPFYCPADSKVYIDLSFYDEMKNKLGAGGDFAQGYVIAHEVGHHVQKVLGTEAKVRRLQQNATQKEANELSVRMELQADCYAGVWGHSMQQQGVLEAGDLEEALNAAQAIGDDRLQQRSQGAVFPETFTHGTSAQRYSWFKRGMDSGDPAQCDTFSGRL, encoded by the coding sequence ATGCGCTGGCAAGGGCGTCGAGAAAGTAGCAACGTAGAGGACCGGCGCAATGAGTCGGGCGGGCCATCAATGCGCGGGCCGGGGTTTCGCCTGCCGGGCGGCAAAGGAGGGTTGATCCTGCTGTTTGTGGTGATGGTGGCCAGCTATTACGGCGTTGATCTGACAGGTTTGCTCACCGGGCAGCCGATCAATACCGCTCCGCAGCAGCAACGGAGTATCAGCCCGCAGGAAGATGAATCCGCACGTTTCACCAGCGTGATTTTCGCTTCGACGGAAGATACCTGGGGCGAAATTTTCCAAAAGATGGGGCGAACCTACCCGCAACCTAAGCTGGTTATGTATCGCAACCATACCAATACTGGCTGCGGCACAGGGCAATCGATCATGGGGCCGTTCTACTGCCCGGCGGACAGCAAGGTCTACATTGATCTCTCCTTTTATGACGAAATGAAAAATAAACTCGGCGCGGGCGGTGACTTTGCCCAGGGCTACGTTATTGCCCATGAAGTGGGGCATCACGTGCAGAAAGTGCTGGGAACAGAAGCCAAAGTTCGTCGCCTGCAACAGAATGCGACGCAAAAAGAGGCCAATGAACTCTCTGTACGCATGGAGCTTCAAGCCGATTGCTATGCGGGCGTCTGGGGGCACAGCATGCAGCAGCAAGGTGTGCTGGAGGCAGGCGATCTGGAAGAGGCACTGAATGCCGCGCAGGCGATAGGCGACGATCGGTTGCAGCAGCGCAGCCAGGGAGCTGTATTCCCGGAGACCTTCACCCATGGCACTTCCGCGCAGCGTTACAGCTGGTTTAAACGCGGTATGGACAGCGGCGATCCGGCGCAGTGCGACACCTTCAGCGGGCGTCTCTGA
- the ypfM gene encoding protein YpfM, which produces MIEHELGNWKDFIEGMLRK; this is translated from the coding sequence ATGATTGAACATGAACTGGGGAACTGGAAAGATTTTATCGAAGGTATGCTTCGTAAATAA
- a CDS encoding ArsC family reductase — MITMYGIKNCDTIKKARRWLEANQVEYRFHDYRADGLDAQLLRTFIDELGWEALLNTRGTTWRKLDESLRATITNADAAAALMREMPSIIKRPLLCAPGKPMLLGFNESSYEKFINEV, encoded by the coding sequence ATGATCACAATGTACGGCATTAAAAATTGCGACACCATCAAAAAAGCGCGCCGCTGGCTGGAAGCGAATCAGGTGGAGTATCGCTTTCATGATTACCGCGCTGACGGCCTTGATGCCCAATTATTACGTACATTTATTGATGAACTTGGCTGGGAAGCCCTGCTGAATACCCGCGGAACCACCTGGCGTAAGCTGGATGAAAGCCTGCGCGCCACCATTACTAACGCGGATGCCGCCGCCGCGCTGATGCGCGAAATGCCGTCAATCATCAAACGCCCATTGCTCTGCGCGCCCGGTAAGCCTATGCTGCTGGGTTTCAATGAATCCAGTTATGAGAAGTTTATCAACGAGGTGTAG
- a CDS encoding GNAT family N-acetyltransferase has translation MAITLYDKSAIEGVDWQEMAALLAAGGLNQRDPALVEQAWRNSSFCWFGYHEGKLVATARAISDLTWASYAADIVVAPEMQGRGYGKQLMISIVNTLLPFGKIFIYSVPEKTGFYQQYGFRFLTTGMVCATSETLFKMEQSGYIR, from the coding sequence ATGGCGATCACATTGTACGATAAATCCGCAATTGAAGGTGTTGACTGGCAGGAAATGGCAGCGCTGCTCGCCGCCGGTGGGCTCAATCAGCGCGATCCGGCGTTAGTCGAACAGGCATGGCGTAACAGTAGCTTCTGCTGGTTCGGTTACCATGAGGGGAAACTGGTCGCCACGGCGCGCGCCATCAGCGATCTGACATGGGCCAGCTATGCGGCGGATATTGTTGTTGCGCCTGAAATGCAGGGCCGCGGTTATGGTAAGCAGTTAATGATCAGTATTGTTAATACGTTATTACCCTTCGGCAAAATATTTATATATTCAGTTCCGGAAAAGACAGGATTTTATCAACAATATGGTTTCCGTTTTTTAACCACTGGAATGGTATGCGCAACATCTGAAACTTTATTCAAAATGGAGCAAAGCGGTTACATTCGTTAA